The DNA window GACGCGCCATGTGTACTGCTCCGTGGCTGGCGTGAAGCTCGGCCCTCCGACGTCCTCGTCCACCTCGGCGCCATCGCGGCGGGTCACCCGCGGATCGCCCTGGAGCACCGCGTCGACGATGGCCTCCACCGTCTTGTCGAGGAAGATCCGGCACCGCGTCCGGTGCAGCGCCCGCGCCCAGGGCGGGCTCAGGACCACGCGGTAGAGCATCGCGTCGGGCGCCTCGAACAGCTCCTCGGCCTCGACGACGATTCCGTGCACCACCTTGAACGTCGGCACCGATCCCGTCGCAATGCGCAGCGTCGCCCGCAAGCCCAGAAGATCCCGCGGATCCACTTCCGGATGCGGCGCCTTCACCGCGAGCGTCAGCTCATAGCGGTACAGCTCGGAGATGGACTCGCGACCCTGGAATCGCACGACCTCCAGGTGACTCCAGGCACCGGCCGCTCCCCGGTCCACCTCGCACGCGAACGAAAAGTCGACATCCGCCATCCGCCCGTCCTCCGAAGGCCTGCGCGAGCAGCCGGCACACATCCTCCCAGGTGGTCGCCTTCTCTACAAGCGCCGTCCTGGCCCTCCGATGCAGAACCGCAGCACGTGGGCTGTAAAATCCGGCCGCAGACGCATGGCGCTGCATTGCACAGCACATCTGCGCTGCGTCTCGCGCTGCGCAGCTCGCGCACGACGGACCTTCTGCGTCGTGGTCTGCGAACCCGAAGCCGTGCGACCCGAGAGCCCTTGAAGGCACCCTCGGGTCGTCGCGCAACGCGTCACGTCGGAGACACGCTTTCCGTCACGCGATGGGGCTCCTGGCGTGCCCGAAGCACGCCCCTGGCGCCCCAGCGGCGTGCCCTCACGGCCGGAAGTAGCCCTGGATCTTCAGGCCTGCCTTCGTCCCGGAGCGGGTGCCGCAGCTCCCGTTGGGCCAGTTGCCCTCGGCGATGTGGATGGTCGAACCGCTGACGGAGGTGACGTACGCCACGTGCCCCGCCGAGCTGCCGCTGTTGATCACGGCCACGTAACCTGCCGCCGCCGTCTGCGTGTTGATGATGTTGAGCTTGTCCTGGTACGTGTTCAGCCCGAAAGGCAGCTTCGGCTGACGGCACCGGGCGTACAGCACGCAGTTGCTGCACTGATTGCACGTTGCATTCGACGTGTCCCCGTCGCCAATGGCCAGCTCCTGGTCGTCGGTCTCGACGGCCTCG is part of the Chondromyces crocatus genome and encodes:
- a CDS encoding CHAP domain-containing protein, which codes for MKWFAKCGASALVFAMSAFVWSGCAVDVDAGDELEAAELGEAVETDDQELAIGDGDTSNATCNQCSNCVLYARCRQPKLPFGLNTYQDKLNIINTQTAAAGYVAVINSGSSAGHVAYVTSVSGSTIHIAEGNWPNGSCGTRSGTKAGLKIQGYFRP